The Hymenobacter sp. GOD-10R genome includes a window with the following:
- the rpsH gene encoding 30S ribosomal protein S8, translating into MNTDPIADYLTRLRNAIKANHRVVEIPASNIKKEITKVLYHKGYIQSYRFDDASVQGTIKIALKYNPATKQPAITKLERVSTPGLRKYAHVENLPRVLSGLGIAILSTSKGVMTEKEAKTENVGGEVLCYVY; encoded by the coding sequence ATGAATACAGATCCAATTGCCGATTACTTAACCCGCTTGCGTAATGCAATCAAGGCGAACCATCGGGTAGTAGAGATTCCGGCTAGTAACATCAAAAAGGAAATTACGAAAGTACTCTACCATAAAGGGTATATTCAAAGTTACCGTTTCGATGATGCTTCGGTTCAAGGTACTATCAAGATTGCCTTGAAGTATAACCCTGCTACTAAACAACCTGCTATTACAAAACTTGAGCGTGTAAGCACGCCTGGTCTTCGTAAATATGCGCACGTTGAAAACCTTCCTCGTGTGTTAAGTGGCTTAGGTATTGCGATTTTGTCTACGTCGAAAGGCGTCATGACAGAGAAAGAAGCAAAAACTGAAAATGTGGGCGGCGAAGTGCTGTGCTACGTTTACTAA
- the rplN gene encoding 50S ribosomal protein L14: protein MIQQESRLTVADNSGAKEVLCIRVLGGTGKKYASVGDKIVVSIKSAIPSGNAKKGTVSKAVVVRTKKEVRRKDGSYIRFDDNAAVLLNNNDEPRGTRIFGPVARELRERQFMKIVSLAPEVL from the coding sequence ATGATCCAGCAAGAATCCCGTCTGACTGTCGCTGATAATAGCGGCGCCAAAGAAGTGCTCTGCATCCGTGTCTTAGGTGGCACAGGTAAAAAGTATGCTAGCGTAGGAGACAAGATCGTTGTTTCGATCAAGTCGGCTATTCCTTCTGGCAATGCAAAGAAAGGCACTGTATCTAAAGCAGTGGTAGTTCGCACGAAGAAGGAGGTACGCCGTAAAGACGGTTCGTACATCCGTTTCGATGACAACGCTGCTGTATTGCTCAACAATAACGATGAGCCCCGCGGTACTCGCATCTTCGGACCAGTAGCTCGTGAGTTGCGTGAGCGTCAGTTCATGAAGATTGTTTCATTGGCCCCTGAGGTTCTGTAA
- the rplV gene encoding 50S ribosomal protein L22 — MEATAKLRNVPTSPRKMRLVANLVRGQKVTRALGLLKFEANSGAEKIEKLLLSALANWQQKNENERIEEANLYIKEIFVDEGRQLKRLRPAPQGRGHRIRKRSNHVTLVIDSKVEPLGSKAAIQQIEETNSVQTDVTRTRRGSSKKTTTEKTAEATA, encoded by the coding sequence ATGGAAGCTACTGCTAAACTCCGTAACGTGCCTACTTCACCGCGCAAAATGCGGTTGGTAGCCAACCTAGTTCGTGGTCAAAAAGTAACCCGTGCTCTAGGCTTGCTAAAATTTGAAGCTAATTCAGGCGCTGAGAAAATCGAGAAGTTGCTTTTGTCGGCCCTAGCCAACTGGCAGCAGAAGAACGAGAATGAGCGCATTGAGGAAGCGAACCTTTACATCAAAGAGATCTTTGTTGACGAAGGCCGCCAGTTGAAGCGTTTACGTCCTGCTCCTCAAGGCCGTGGACACCGCATCCGCAAGCGTAGCAATCATGTGACTTTAGTAATTGATTCGAAAGTAGAGCCTCTAGGAAGCAAAGCTGCTATCCAACAGATTGAGGAAACTAATTCGGTTCAAACTGACGTTACCCGCACTCGTCGCGGTTCTTCAAAGAAAACAACTACTGAAAAGACGGCTGAAGCCACCGCTTAA
- the rplP gene encoding 50S ribosomal protein L16: MLQPKRTKYRKMQKGRVTGLAYRGSSIDFGSFAIKSLETAWITARQIEAARIAMTRAMKREGQVWIRIFPDKPITKKPAEVRMGKGKGSPEYWVAIVHPGTIMFESDGVPLEVAQESLRLAAQKLPVKTKFVVRRDYLES, from the coding sequence ATGTTACAACCGAAAAGGACCAAGTATCGGAAGATGCAAAAGGGTCGCGTAACAGGCTTAGCCTACCGCGGCAGCTCCATTGACTTCGGTTCATTTGCTATCAAGTCGCTGGAAACTGCGTGGATTACTGCTCGTCAAATCGAAGCTGCCCGTATCGCAATGACTCGTGCTATGAAGCGTGAAGGTCAAGTATGGATCCGCATTTTTCCAGACAAGCCTATTACCAAAAAACCTGCTGAGGTTCGTATGGGTAAAGGTAAAGGCTCGCCTGAATATTGGGTAGCTATTGTGCACCCAGGTACCATCATGTTTGAATCTGATGGTGTACCGCTTGAAGTTGCTCAGGAATCGTTGCGTCTTGCGGCGCAGAAACTGCCCGTGAAGACGAAGTTCGTTGTTCGTCGTGACTACTTAGAAAGCTAG
- the rpmD gene encoding 50S ribosomal protein L30 produces the protein MAQVKIKLVKSVIDRPERQKRTVKALGLGKIGSMTEKENTPQIAGMIAAVQHLVEVTEL, from the coding sequence ATGGCACAAGTAAAGATTAAATTAGTAAAAAGCGTTATCGACCGCCCAGAGCGGCAGAAACGCACTGTCAAAGCTCTCGGCTTGGGCAAGATAGGTAGCATGACGGAGAAAGAAAATACTCCTCAAATTGCCGGTATGATAGCTGCTGTGCAGCACTTAGTAGAAGTAACTGAACTCTAG
- the rpsC gene encoding 30S ribosomal protein S3 gives MGQKVNPVGFRLGVIKGWDSNWYGGKDFADKLVEDEKIRKYILARIPKGGISRIVIERTLKRITITINTARPGVVIGKGGQEVDKIKDELKQITSKDVQINIFEIKRPELDAKLVGESIAQQLQARISFRRAMKQAIQAALRVGAEGIKVQCGGRLGGAEIARSEQYKEGRTPLHTLRADIDYALSEAQTVYGKIGIKVWIMRGEIFGKPDLSPNQQPANQGGENRNDRNDRGPRGERGDRGGDRGPRRDRNDRGGEGRGDRGGDNRSGQAGQGGQRRGGGGGQNRGPRR, from the coding sequence ATGGGACAGAAAGTAAATCCAGTTGGCTTCCGTTTGGGTGTCATCAAAGGATGGGACTCGAACTGGTATGGCGGTAAAGACTTCGCCGACAAACTAGTTGAGGACGAAAAAATCCGTAAATATATTTTAGCTCGTATCCCGAAGGGAGGCATCTCCCGCATCGTAATCGAGCGCACCCTAAAGCGTATTACCATTACAATTAATACTGCTCGCCCAGGTGTTGTAATTGGTAAGGGTGGTCAAGAAGTTGATAAGATTAAGGACGAACTTAAGCAGATTACCAGCAAAGACGTTCAGATCAATATTTTCGAGATCAAACGTCCTGAGCTTGATGCTAAGCTAGTAGGAGAGAGCATTGCTCAACAACTACAAGCTCGTATCTCTTTCCGTCGTGCTATGAAGCAAGCTATTCAAGCTGCTTTGCGCGTCGGTGCTGAAGGTATCAAAGTACAGTGTGGTGGCCGTTTAGGCGGTGCTGAAATTGCTCGTTCTGAGCAGTACAAAGAGGGTCGTACGCCGCTACATACGTTGCGTGCTGATATCGACTATGCTTTGTCAGAAGCTCAGACAGTTTATGGCAAAATCGGCATCAAGGTGTGGATTATGCGTGGCGAAATTTTTGGCAAGCCTGATCTTTCGCCAAACCAGCAGCCAGCTAACCAAGGTGGTGAAAATCGTAATGATCGTAACGACCGTGGTCCACGTGGTGAGCGTGGTGACCGTGGCGGCGACCGTGGTCCACGTCGTGACCGTAACGATCGTGGCGGCGAAGGCCGTGGCGACCGTGGAGGTGATAACCGTAGTGGACAAGCTGGTCAAGGCGGCCAACGCCGCGGTGGCGGAGGTGGACAGAATCGTGGCCCACGTCGTTAA
- the rpsE gene encoding 30S ribosomal protein S5 — protein MSQDNRDNRGGQNRDRSGNREQQAPRAGDNDLKEKVVAINRVAKVVKGGRRFSFSAIVVVGDGNGTVGYGLGKANEVTDAIAKGIDDAKKNLVKVPLYKHTVPHIMEGKYSGGYVLVQPAAAGTGVIAGGAMRAVFESAGIKDVLAKSKGSSNPHNVVKATFDALNKMRDPLQIAQQRGISLQQVFHG, from the coding sequence ATGTCGCAAGATAACAGAGATAACCGCGGTGGTCAGAACCGTGACCGTAGCGGTAACCGTGAACAGCAAGCTCCTCGTGCTGGTGACAACGACCTGAAAGAAAAGGTTGTTGCTATTAATCGGGTAGCTAAAGTAGTAAAAGGTGGTCGTCGCTTCAGCTTCTCAGCTATTGTTGTTGTTGGAGATGGTAACGGCACCGTAGGCTATGGCCTAGGAAAGGCGAACGAAGTTACTGATGCTATTGCAAAAGGTATTGATGATGCTAAGAAGAACTTGGTTAAAGTTCCTCTTTATAAGCACACAGTGCCTCACATAATGGAAGGTAAGTATTCAGGCGGTTATGTACTTGTACAACCAGCAGCAGCTGGTACAGGTGTAATTGCTGGTGGCGCTATGCGCGCTGTCTTTGAAAGCGCTGGTATCAAAGATGTGCTAGCAAAGTCGAAAGGATCTTCAAACCCACACAACGTGGTAAAGGCCACTTTCGATGCTTTAAATAAGATGCGTGATCCACTGCAAATTGCGCAGCAGCGTGGTATCTCTCTTCAACAAGTTTTCCACGGCTAA
- the rplE gene encoding 50S ribosomal protein L5 — MARLKEIYQKDVVPALQEKFQFKSIMQVPRITKICINRGIGSAVADKKLVDNGVDELTTITGQKAVPTIAKRSVSNFKLREGMPIGARVTLRGDRMYEFMDRLLTVALPRVRDFKGINDKGFDGRGNYTLGIKEQIIFPEISIDKIKSISGMDITFVTTAENDEQSYELLRAFGMPFTNAKKQNNG; from the coding sequence ATGGCTAGACTTAAAGAAATATATCAAAAAGACGTAGTACCTGCGCTCCAGGAAAAATTCCAGTTCAAGAGCATCATGCAGGTGCCTCGCATCACAAAGATCTGCATCAACCGTGGTATCGGATCAGCTGTTGCTGATAAGAAACTAGTTGATAATGGTGTGGACGAGTTGACGACTATCACTGGTCAAAAAGCTGTTCCCACTATCGCAAAACGCTCTGTATCGAACTTCAAGCTTCGTGAAGGCATGCCGATTGGTGCTCGAGTTACCCTCCGTGGTGACCGGATGTACGAATTCATGGATCGTTTACTAACAGTGGCTCTCCCACGGGTGCGTGACTTCAAAGGCATCAATGACAAAGGCTTTGATGGTCGCGGTAACTATACCCTAGGTATTAAAGAGCAAATTATCTTCCCAGAAATATCGATTGATAAAATCAAATCAATTTCTGGTATGGATATTACCTTTGTTACGACTGCCGAGAATGATGAGCAGAGCTACGAGCTTCTGCGAGCTTTCGGTATGCCGTTCACCAACGCCAAGAAACAGAACAATGGCTAA
- the secY gene encoding preprotein translocase subunit SecY — MNKFITTIKNIFAIEDLRMRIFNTLFFIAIYRLGSYVVLPGVDPTRLKQGAQGLFGILDTLLGGAFSHASIFALGIMPYISASIVLQLLTIAVPYFQKLQKEGESGRKKINQYTRILTIPIVMAQSVGFIATINTEAIIAPGTLFTISTMIILTAGTLFCMWLGEKITDKGIGNGISMIIMIGIVSRLPGAIIGEAAAKGMRGSLIFLIEMVVLFLVVMAVIVLTQAVRRIPVQYAKQVGGTTQLNAQRQFIPLKVNAAGVMPIIFAQSLMFVPAIVASIWQNDSDTASYIGVKFSDYTSWQYNLVFSLLIIVFTYFYTAISVNPNQIADDLKRSGGFVPGVKPGRDTSEHMDEVLTRITLPGAVALALIAIFPALALLAGITRPMSAFYGGTSLIIMVGVVLDTLNQVESYLLMRHYDGMMKTGKLRGRAQNIAMAS; from the coding sequence ATGAACAAATTCATCACAACGATTAAGAACATTTTTGCTATTGAAGATCTGCGTATGCGGATCTTCAATACGCTTTTTTTTATTGCCATCTACCGGCTAGGTTCTTACGTTGTGCTGCCCGGCGTTGATCCTACTAGGTTGAAGCAAGGTGCACAAGGCCTATTTGGCATCCTAGACACTTTATTAGGAGGAGCCTTCAGCCACGCATCCATTTTTGCTTTGGGTATTATGCCCTACATCTCTGCTTCAATTGTATTACAGCTATTAACTATAGCTGTACCGTACTTTCAGAAGCTACAGAAAGAAGGTGAATCAGGCCGCAAGAAGATAAACCAATACACTCGCATTCTGACCATTCCAATTGTAATGGCACAGTCTGTTGGGTTTATTGCTACAATCAATACGGAAGCAATTATAGCTCCGGGTACGTTGTTTACCATTTCCACAATGATCATTCTTACAGCAGGCACTCTGTTCTGTATGTGGCTTGGCGAAAAGATTACCGACAAAGGTATTGGAAACGGTATTTCCATGATCATCATGATTGGCATTGTGTCACGTTTGCCTGGTGCTATTATCGGTGAAGCAGCGGCAAAAGGTATGCGCGGTTCACTGATCTTCCTAATCGAGATGGTTGTGTTGTTCCTGGTAGTAATGGCAGTAATTGTTCTTACTCAAGCGGTTCGTCGTATACCAGTTCAATATGCAAAACAAGTAGGAGGCACAACACAACTGAACGCTCAACGTCAGTTTATTCCTCTTAAGGTGAATGCTGCTGGTGTAATGCCAATCATCTTCGCTCAGTCGTTGATGTTTGTCCCAGCCATCGTTGCATCCATTTGGCAAAATGATAGTGATACAGCTAGCTACATTGGGGTAAAGTTTTCTGATTACACTTCATGGCAATACAATCTAGTATTTAGCTTGCTCATCATCGTCTTCACTTACTTCTACACTGCTATAAGTGTAAACCCTAACCAGATTGCTGACGATCTGAAGCGGAGTGGTGGTTTTGTACCAGGTGTTAAGCCTGGGCGTGATACTTCAGAACATATGGATGAAGTATTAACGCGAATCACTTTACCTGGTGCAGTTGCTTTAGCTTTGATTGCTATATTCCCTGCTTTAGCTTTGTTGGCTGGTATTACTCGGCCTATGTCAGCATTCTATGGCGGAACTTCTCTAATCATTATGGTTGGTGTAGTGCTTGATACATTAAATCAAGTAGAAAGCTACTTACTAATGCGCCATTATGATGGTATGATGAAGACAGGTAAATTACGTGGCCGTGCGCAAAACATTGCAATGGCCTCTTAA
- the rplO gene encoding 50S ribosomal protein L15 encodes MNLSNLKPAAGATRNEKRIGRGTGSGRGGTSTRGHKGAKSRSGYSKKSGFEGGQMPLQRRVPKFGFNNINRVEYKGINLDILQTLAEKNGSTTMDASYFVSHGLVSKNAKVKVLGRGEITQALEVHAHAFSKSAIEAIEKAGGKAVTL; translated from the coding sequence ATGAATCTCAGCAATCTCAAGCCCGCTGCTGGTGCTACGCGCAACGAAAAGCGCATTGGCCGTGGTACGGGTTCAGGCCGCGGTGGTACATCTACTCGGGGTCATAAAGGTGCAAAGTCTCGTTCAGGCTATTCTAAAAAGTCTGGCTTCGAAGGCGGTCAAATGCCATTACAGCGCCGAGTACCTAAATTTGGTTTCAATAACATCAATCGTGTAGAATACAAAGGAATCAACCTTGATATTCTTCAAACGCTAGCAGAGAAAAACGGCTCCACTACAATGGATGCTAGTTACTTTGTAAGCCACGGGTTGGTGTCTAAGAATGCCAAGGTAAAAGTATTGGGTCGGGGTGAAATCACTCAAGCTCTTGAAGTACATGCTCATGCTTTCTCAAAGTCCGCTATCGAAGCTATTGAGAAAGCTGGTGGTAAAGCTGTGACGTTGTAA
- the rpmC gene encoding 50S ribosomal protein L29 produces the protein MKNTDIRNLSVEELKNQIKTEQTNGQSLRFAHAISPLENPIRLKQNRKNVARLKTELTRREKEQANQTAK, from the coding sequence ATGAAAAACACTGATATCCGCAACCTCTCAGTGGAGGAGCTAAAAAACCAGATCAAAACTGAACAAACCAATGGCCAATCATTGCGCTTTGCGCATGCTATTTCGCCCTTGGAAAACCCGATTCGCCTGAAGCAAAACCGCAAGAACGTAGCCCGTCTGAAGACCGAGCTTACCCGTCGCGAAAAAGAGCAGGCTAATCAAACTGCTAAATAA
- the rpsM gene encoding 30S ribosomal protein S13, which translates to MARIAGVDIPDNKRGEIALTYIFGIGRSSAQKILTQASVSLDKKVKDWTEAEAGEIRSIIAAEHKTEGVLRSEVQLNIKRLMDIGCYRGLRHRKGLPVRGQRTKNNSRTRKGKRKTVANKKKATK; encoded by the coding sequence ATGGCTCGTATTGCAGGGGTAGATATCCCGGACAACAAACGCGGCGAAATCGCCCTTACGTACATTTTTGGCATCGGTCGTAGCTCGGCCCAAAAGATCCTAACACAGGCTAGCGTTTCGCTGGACAAGAAAGTTAAGGATTGGACGGAAGCTGAAGCTGGTGAAATCCGTAGCATCATTGCTGCGGAACATAAGACAGAAGGTGTTTTGCGCTCAGAAGTGCAACTTAACATTAAGCGTCTGATGGACATCGGCTGCTACCGTGGTCTACGTCACCGTAAGGGATTGCCGGTTCGTGGTCAACGTACCAAGAACAACTCGCGCACCCGCAAAGGCAAACGGAAAACCGTTGCTAACAAGAAAAAAGCTACTAAATAA
- the rpsN gene encoding 30S ribosomal protein S14, which translates to MAKESVKARERKRIATVARYAEKRKALKAAGDYEGLDKLPRNASPVRIHNRDKINGRPRGYMRKFGISRVTFREMALAGKIPGVTKASW; encoded by the coding sequence ATGGCTAAGGAATCTGTTAAAGCAAGAGAAAGAAAGCGCATTGCCACGGTAGCGCGGTATGCTGAAAAGCGTAAAGCATTGAAAGCCGCTGGTGATTACGAAGGCTTAGATAAGCTGCCTCGTAATGCTTCGCCAGTTCGTATCCATAATCGCGACAAGATCAATGGTCGTCCTCGTGGTTATATGCGTAAATTTGGTATTAGCCGTGTAACATTCCGTGAAATGGCTTTAGCTGGTAAAATCCCCGGCGTAACGAAAGCTAGCTGGTAA
- the rplR gene encoding 50S ribosomal protein L18, translating into MAFDKATRRKRIQRIIRTKVAGTSERPRLAVFRSNTGIYAQIIDDTIGHTLASASSKHVSVEGGNGVALAAAVGKELASRAQAKGISKVVFDRSGYLYHGRVKSLAEGAREGGLNF; encoded by the coding sequence ATGGCTTTCGATAAAGCAACAAGAAGAAAACGGATCCAGCGCATCATCCGCACTAAGGTCGCTGGCACGTCCGAGCGTCCACGTTTGGCAGTGTTTCGCAGCAATACAGGGATTTATGCCCAGATTATTGACGATACAATTGGCCATACGTTGGCGTCTGCTTCCTCGAAGCACGTTTCGGTGGAAGGGGGCAACGGAGTAGCTCTCGCTGCCGCAGTAGGCAAAGAACTTGCTTCGCGTGCTCAGGCAAAAGGCATTTCGAAAGTGGTATTTGACCGTTCAGGTTATCTCTACCACGGCCGCGTAAAATCACTAGCAGAGGGAGCCCGCGAAGGCGGCCTCAATTTCTAA
- the infA gene encoding translation initiation factor IF-1 produces the protein MAKQSSIEQDGVILEALSNAMFRVELENGHQLVAHISGKMRMHYIKILPGDKVKLEMSPYDLSKGRIVYRYK, from the coding sequence ATGGCCAAACAATCCTCCATTGAGCAGGACGGAGTAATTCTGGAAGCCCTCTCTAACGCGATGTTTCGAGTTGAGTTGGAAAACGGTCATCAGCTGGTGGCTCATATTTCCGGAAAGATGCGGATGCACTACATCAAGATCCTGCCAGGAGACAAGGTGAAGCTTGAAATGTCGCCCTACGACTTGTCTAAGGGCAGAATTGTTTATCGTTACAAATAA
- the rpmJ gene encoding 50S ribosomal protein L36: MKVKASVKKRSVDCKVIRRKGKLYVINKKNPRYKQRQG, encoded by the coding sequence ATGAAAGTCAAAGCATCGGTTAAGAAGCGCAGCGTTGACTGTAAGGTGATCCGCCGCAAAGGCAAGCTTTACGTAATCAACAAGAAGAACCCACGCTATAAGCAGCGTCAAGGTTAA
- the rpsK gene encoding 30S ribosomal protein S11 encodes MAQKRKDKAKKRVVVVEQVGQVHIKASFNNIIISITNNNGQVISWASAGKMGFRGSKKNTPYAAQMAATDCGKVAHDLGLRKAEVFVKGPGSGRESAIRTLQNVGIEVTTIRDVTPLPHNGCRPPKRRRV; translated from the coding sequence ATGGCACAAAAGAGAAAAGACAAAGCCAAGAAGCGCGTTGTCGTTGTTGAGCAGGTAGGACAAGTCCACATAAAGGCTTCATTCAACAACATCATTATTTCTATTACCAACAACAATGGTCAAGTAATTTCTTGGGCATCTGCTGGTAAGATGGGTTTCCGCGGTTCGAAGAAGAACACCCCTTACGCTGCACAAATGGCAGCTACCGACTGCGGTAAAGTGGCTCACGATTTAGGCTTACGTAAAGCTGAAGTATTTGTGAAAGGTCCAGGGTCAGGTCGCGAGTCGGCCATCCGCACTCTCCAAAACGTGGGTATTGAGGTTACTACCATCCGCGATGTAACGCCGCTGCCTCACAACGGCTGCCGTCCTCCTAAGCGTCGTCGCGTTTGA
- the rplX gene encoding 50S ribosomal protein L24, translated as MATKAKDQKPAKLHVKTGDTVTVIAGDEKGKTGTIKSVNRSTQRVIVEGLNLVTKHNKPSAKNPQGGITKIEAGIHVSNVKRLESTNA; from the coding sequence ATGGCAACGAAAGCAAAAGACCAAAAGCCCGCGAAACTTCACGTAAAGACCGGTGACACCGTAACGGTGATTGCGGGTGATGAGAAAGGTAAAACTGGCACCATAAAGTCGGTAAACCGTTCAACGCAGCGTGTAATCGTGGAAGGCCTGAACTTGGTTACTAAGCACAACAAACCAAGTGCAAAGAACCCCCAAGGTGGCATCACTAAGATCGAAGCCGGAATTCACGTAAGCAACGTGAAGCGCTTGGAATCGACCAACGCCTAA
- the map gene encoding type I methionyl aminopeptidase has translation MLVYKTEEEIDLMKASAKVLAQAHGEVASMIKEGVTTRQLDSRAEEFIRDHGGQPSFKGYNGFPFSLCISPNSVVVHGFPSDYVLRSGDIISVDAGVLLNGYHSDSAYTYPVGEVAPEVLALLESTKQSLYLGIEKAIAGNRIGDVGYAIQNFVEKRGYGVVRELVGHGVGRDLHEQPQVPNYGKRGAGVKLQSGLVLAIEPMVNLGTKNVVQEADGWTIRTKDRKPSAHFEHTVVVRKEKAEILTSFEYIEKALQ, from the coding sequence ATGCTTGTTTACAAAACTGAGGAAGAAATAGATTTGATGAAAGCTAGTGCCAAAGTGCTAGCTCAAGCTCATGGGGAAGTAGCTTCCATGATCAAGGAAGGGGTTACTACACGGCAACTTGATTCTCGTGCGGAGGAATTCATTCGTGACCATGGTGGACAACCTTCTTTCAAAGGATACAACGGCTTCCCTTTTAGCCTTTGCATTTCGCCTAACTCAGTAGTAGTACATGGTTTTCCTAGTGACTACGTACTAAGAAGCGGTGATATCATTTCTGTAGATGCTGGCGTCTTATTAAACGGGTATCATAGTGATAGCGCTTACACTTACCCAGTAGGTGAAGTTGCACCAGAAGTACTAGCTCTACTTGAGTCTACCAAACAATCGTTGTACTTAGGGATTGAAAAAGCTATAGCTGGTAACCGAATAGGTGATGTAGGCTATGCTATTCAAAACTTCGTTGAAAAGCGAGGTTACGGTGTCGTTAGAGAGTTAGTAGGCCACGGAGTAGGACGAGATTTACATGAGCAGCCACAAGTGCCTAATTATGGTAAGCGTGGTGCGGGCGTCAAGTTGCAGTCAGGTTTAGTTCTAGCAATTGAGCCTATGGTGAATCTTGGAACCAAAAACGTTGTTCAAGAAGCAGATGGCTGGACAATAAGGACGAAAGACCGTAAGCCATCGGCTCATTTTGAGCACACAGTAGTAGTCAGAAAAGAAAAGGCGGAGATTCTCACCTCCTTCGAATACATAGAAAAAGCCTTACAGTAG
- the rplF gene encoding 50S ribosomal protein L6, whose amino-acid sequence MSRIGKLPISLPTNVQVEVSNDNAVTVKGPKGTLTTPVDRDITVERVDGQLVVTRPTEQKRHKAMHGLYRSLINNMVVGVSNGYSEQLELVGVGYKATVASNTLELSLGYSHNIFLALPKEVTATAVTEKGKNPIVTLTSIDKQLLGQVAAKIRSLRKVEPYKGKGVRFVGEQIRRKAGKTASK is encoded by the coding sequence ATGTCACGTATTGGTAAACTGCCAATCAGCCTGCCTACCAACGTCCAGGTTGAAGTAAGCAACGATAACGCCGTAACGGTAAAGGGCCCTAAGGGTACTTTAACTACACCCGTGGATCGTGATATCACAGTGGAGAGAGTAGATGGCCAATTGGTCGTAACTCGTCCAACTGAACAGAAGCGCCACAAAGCTATGCATGGCTTGTACCGTTCTCTCATCAACAACATGGTAGTCGGTGTGAGCAATGGCTATAGCGAGCAGCTAGAACTTGTAGGTGTAGGTTACAAAGCCACAGTAGCAAGCAATACGCTTGAGCTATCTTTGGGTTACTCACACAATATCTTCTTAGCACTTCCCAAGGAAGTTACAGCTACTGCTGTAACTGAAAAAGGTAAGAACCCAATCGTTACGTTGACTAGCATCGATAAACAGTTGCTAGGTCAGGTAGCTGCTAAGATTCGTTCGTTGCGCAAGGTTGAGCCTTATAAAGGCAAAGGTGTACGCTTCGTTGGCGAGCAGATTCGTCGTAAGGCTGGTAAAACAGCTTCGAAATAA
- the rpsS gene encoding 30S ribosomal protein S19 — MARSLKKGPYIDFRLEKKVSAMDDSGKKSVVKTWSRRSMISPDFVGHTFAVHNGNKFIPVYVTENMVGHKLGEFAPTRNFRGHVAKKDKGKR, encoded by the coding sequence ATGGCACGTTCGCTAAAAAAAGGGCCGTACATTGACTTCCGGCTCGAGAAGAAAGTTTCGGCAATGGACGATTCCGGTAAAAAATCAGTGGTGAAGACTTGGTCGCGCCGCTCGATGATTTCTCCAGACTTCGTTGGCCACACCTTCGCTGTGCATAACGGCAATAAATTCATCCCAGTATACGTGACTGAGAATATGGTCGGCCACAAACTAGGCGAGTTCGCTCCTACGCGAAATTTCCGTGGTCACGTAGCTAAGAAAGATAAAGGCAAGCGCTAA
- the rpsQ gene encoding 30S ribosomal protein S17 gives MASNEEQQATSAAERNLRKEIIGRVASSKMDKSITVVVEQKQKHPIYGKFVSKTTKFMAHDENNECGEGDTVRIMSTRPLSKNKRWRLVEIVERAK, from the coding sequence ATGGCAAGCAACGAAGAACAGCAGGCCACAAGCGCAGCAGAGCGCAACCTGCGGAAAGAGATTATCGGGCGCGTAGCCAGCTCCAAAATGGATAAGTCCATCACGGTAGTGGTTGAGCAAAAGCAAAAGCACCCGATCTATGGTAAATTCGTGAGCAAGACGACTAAGTTCATGGCTCACGATGAAAACAACGAATGTGGTGAAGGTGATACGGTTCGGATTATGTCGACTCGTCCACTAAGCAAGAACAAGCGTTGGAGATTGGTAGAAATTGTAGAGCGCGCTAAGTAA